From Lolium perenne isolate Kyuss_39 chromosome 5, Kyuss_2.0, whole genome shotgun sequence, a single genomic window includes:
- the LOC127301965 gene encoding uncharacterized protein: MTSTHTPGDPGSSAARRKSSSCQQDDEDTSSNSHLNSLSEDVMHHIHALMPMRDAARASCVSRLFLSSWRHYPNLTFSMKELGLIRQEGTEDERALILISIIDRILRNHSGIGVKTLKLQLPRNWKTLDSCYVDRFLETAIAPGIQEITVMLPWHSYCKTEYNFPCSLLSGESGESIRFLTLTNSSFRPMAGLGCLTRLHLRSVRIGDDELGFFLSNSLALRHLQLIYCGEIICLKIPSLLLHLRSLEVFECKMLQVIENNAPNISIVDLVVNDQVDVSLSLGYGSSQVKKLRISSAFASYGLCKLPSIAPGLEALNISLLPHERVSTEMVPGKFHHLKFLNISLSMALEAYDYLCMLDFLDASPALETFILWSARISKSYGRIDGELSHLTRMQEFHHGSLRNVTIHRFCIAESLIELTCRMLQHVSSLERLTLDTTHGYYRCSSSRSGRCFPMETFAVREAQEALVAIRKYIKPQVPCNVELTVVEPCSFCHVSDN, translated from the exons ATGACGTCCACCCACACCCCCG GTGACCCAGGTTCTTCGGCAGCCAGAAGGAAGTCCTCGTCCTGTCAACAGGATGATGAGGATACCAGTTCCAATTCTCACTTGAACAGCCTTTCGGAG GATGTCATGCATCATATACATGCCCTAATGCCGATGCGAGATGCCGCACGTGCTTCCTGCGTGTCTCGGTTGTTTCTAAGTTCCTGGAGACACTATCCTAACCTCACCTTCAGCATGAAAGAACTGGGCTTGATTAGACAAGAAGGCACGGAGGATGAAAGAGCACTTATTCTTATAAGCATTATTGATCGTATTTTGCGAAATCATTCAGGCATCGGAGTGAAGACGCTTAAGCTTCAACTTCCGAGGAACTGGAAAACACTAGACAGCTGTTATGTCGACAGGTTTCTTGAAACAGCTATTGCTCCCGGTATCCAAGAAATCACTGTGATGCTGCCTTGGCACAGTTACTGCAAAACAGAGTACAACTTCCCATGTTCACTTTTATCTGGGGAGAGCGGGGAGTCGATTAGGTTTCTTACACTCACGAACTCTAGTTTCCGTCCCATGGCCGGACTTGGTTGCTTGACGAGATTGCACTTGCGGTCTGTGCGTATCGGTGATGACGAGTTGGGATTCTTTCTTTCGAATTCGTTGGCTTTGAGGCATTTGCAACTCATCTATTGTGGTGAGATCATCTGCTTGAAGATACCTTCCCTGCTTCTGCACCTAAGGTCCCTGGAGGTGTTTGAGTGTAAAATGCTACAGGTGATCGAGAACAATGCCCCAAAtatctccattgttgaccttgtagTTAACGACCAAGTGGATGTCTCACTCTCACTGGGATATGGTTCATCGCAAGTGAAAAAACTCCGAATATCTTCTGCATTTGCAAGTTATGGTCTCTGCAAGCTTCCATCAATTGCACCCGGTCTTGAAGCCCTTAACATATCGTTATTGCCACATGAG CGGGTGAGCACGGAAATGGTGCCTGGCAAATTCCACCACCTCAAGTTCTTGAATATTTCCCTTTCCATGGCCTTGGAAGCATATGATTATTTGTGTATGTTAGATTTTCTTGACGCTTCTCCTGCCTTGGAGACTTTTATCTTGTGG TCGGCGAGGATTAGCAAAAGCTATGGTAGGATTGATGGTGAGTTATCACATTTGACGCGTATGCAAGAATTTCACCATGGAAGCCTCAGGAATGTGACGATCCATAGATTTTGCATTGCCGAGAGCTTGATTGAGCTAACCTGTCGTATGCTTCAGCATGTATCTTCACTTGAGCGCCTAACGTTGGACACCACACACGGTTACTATAGGTGTTCCTCGAGTAGAAGCGGCCGGTGCTTCCCCATGGAGACATTTGCTGTCcgtgaagcccaggaagcacttgTTGCTATCAGAAAATACATAAAGCCGCAAGTACCCTGTAATGTCGAACTGACAGTTGTGGAACCCTGCAGTTTCTGCCATGTTTCTGACAATTGA